From Triticum aestivum cultivar Chinese Spring chromosome 7B, IWGSC CS RefSeq v2.1, whole genome shotgun sequence:
GGCATGAGTTCGCGACCGACAACCGCCTGCAGGCCGGAGATCTCTGCCTGCTGGAACCGGTGAAGGGCGAGGTGCTTGCCATGTCTGTCCACATCATCCGCCGTGAGCAGTACTTTTAGCTTAGCATGCAGCTTCCGCGTGAGAGGCACTCGAGGCTGGTGATGAACTGATGATACATTGCTCGTTTCTGATGCTATTTTGGTGATGGTCCGTTCTGTGATCATTCATGCATGGGAGTGTGTCTCCTCTGATCTCCCATACATTTTCTAGGTTTGCTCGTTGATCATTTTGCttccaagaaagaaagaaaaaatgcttTAATCGGGAACTGAGGGGCGGTGTCCGAAGGGATATCGCTGGCGACAATGGTGGCTTTACTCGAGTGCAAGCCACCAACTCTTTACACTTGTGTCACCATGTCAAAGCGCCTTGGTCAAGCATAGATCAATCCCTGACAACTTTATGTATGTGCAAGCCATGATCAAAAGCATCAAAGCAAATAACTCACCCTAAATCCTGCTCAAGATTGATATAGCAGAGGCTTTTGATAAGTGTCTCCTGGGACTAGGAGAGGATTTTGAGCAAGATGGACTGACTGGACTGAGGGCTTGTTTGCAACCTCTTCCACTAGTCTGGTTGAACAAGAAGACGGACAAATTTGGGAGAGGATTTGTTTGGGCtgcggacgaagaagcccagggatGTACTCGGCTTCCTCAGCTTACCATATGCAATTCCATAGCACCATCATCATTGATTCCCCTTCCAGCTTCCACTGCGATCGACATGGAAGGCTGAATCTTCGACCGAATCATCATCGATGAGGCCAGATGCCTTGCAACATGCGGGACTGGCTCCAATCACCAAATTCTTCCAACCACACTAAACCCCTGTTAGAATGCTGCTGTATACGCATGCAGCACTGGGCTCAATTTGTTACTCCTTCATCAATAATCGCGCAGCAGCTAAGATTTTGTGCACAAGAGCACATCGAACAGCTCAGAACATCGATCTAGACGTAAGAAAATCTTAATTGCACAATCACCTATACTCAAATGGCTCAAAATGGCCATCCACCCACATAGAAGGGCATCCAAACCTATTGCATAATCTTGCATGGCACAATGGAGCCGATGGACCGCTAGCGGTTGCTCCTGCTTCCAACCAAAAAGCATGCATGAGATAATATATATTACATAAAAAGTATTAAACCCTCAGGTATAAGAAAAGTGAACTGGTCAATAGCCCAATACGGTATCAACTCTTTCTACACCCCCAATCCTTGATTGGCATACAAGTCTGCAAGATAAATAGAAACCGAGGGAGCTCATCGCAAGATAGTCAATAGGCCAACCATCTCCCCTCCTCGCCATCGCATTGTTATATTACATATCACAAGATGGAAGGCGCCTCCGAAGGGAAGATTAATCGACGCAGGCGTCTCTAGCTGAAGTCGAAGCACTCAAATGTTCTCGCTGGATACCGATCGTCCAAAATGCTGATATGGTGTAAGCTTACACCAACAAAATGCATAACGATCCGCTCACAGTTGCGCATCAGCATCCATGCTGGATTTGTCGGTGTCGCTACCGGTAGGTGTATGAACCGATTTTTTACTGGATTTGCGAGCTCGCTGGGGAGGCCTTCTTGTTCCAGGGCTTTTGGGTTCGCCCTTGCGCTTTCCGATGAGCCCCAAGGCAAGGGCTTCCAGAGCTTTTGCTGTGGGAGGCCTGTTTCTGGTTCCATGCCTCCGAGAATCCGCCTGCGGAGCCAAATCAGCTTGTGAACTAGCAGGTCGTACCATAGCCATGGGTAGTTCTGCTACCTCTGGATCACGGACCTGATCGCTGCTGGAAATGGAGGGAGCTTCCTCAGCCATCATGTAATCATCATCATCTGATAAAGTGACGCATACAATTGCACCTGTCATGCTATCAAGTGGTGTCTCCTGTTTAACCTGACCAACCGAACTACTAGCTTGAGCCCCTTTCGCAAATTTTGTCTCACCGATGGTGATCTTTGAATGAACTTCAGGCAGAGCATCGACCTTGCGCTCAAATGATTTGTCCTCATATACGTTCTTCACTTTCATCTTCTCACTTGACCTGTCATTGGTAGGAGTGTTTGATACACCTCTTATCTGCTCGCATGGCTTCTCTGTGGAACATCTTGCAACCGTTTTGATCTGAGAATTACCAGAAACATCACCCACAGTTGGTTTTGATGAGGTTGGCAGTGGCTTGATTTTCTCTTTGACCTGAGAATTACCAGAAACATCACCGACAGTTGGTTTTGATGACGTTGACAGTGGCTTGATTTTCTCTTTGATCTGAGAATTACCAGAAACATCACCGACAGTTGGTTTTGATGAGGTTGGCAGTGGCTTGATTTTCTCTTTGATCTGAGAATTACCAGAAACATCACCAACAGTTGGTTTTGATGACGTCGACAGTGGCTTGATTTTCTCTTTGATCTGAGAATTACCAGAAACATCACCGACAGTTGGTTTTGATGACGTCGACAGTGGCTTGATTTTCTCTTTGATCTGAGAATTACAAGAAACATCACCGGCAGTTGGTTTTGATGAGGTTGACAGTGGCTTGATTTTCTCTTTGATCTGAGAATTACCAGAAACATCACCGACAGTTGGTTTTGATGAGGTTGACAGTGGCTTGATTTTCTCTTTCCCTGAACCAACTCCCTTGGAGAAAGGAAAGCTGCGCCGACTGGTCTGGTCATTGTTACAGCTAGATAATTTTCTGCGCTTTGACACTGGGGATAAATACTTGCGCTTTTCAGTTTTTGTTTTGGGCTCAAATAAGCATGTCAAATCAATTTTGTTACCACTGCCATTGGAAGAATGACCATTGACTGGAAAATCTGAGCATGATGCAGTCACCATGTTTTGCAATGAATCAACTTGGGTTTCTTTCTTTACATTGCGCACTGAAAAGATTTCAGTGTCGTTAACATCAGCTGTAACTGGTCCACGATATTCCTGGTCATCTGACAATCGACCATCTGCATCTGACTCCTCTGATGAACTGACAGTCACAACCTTGCGTGATTGGCGTGAAGGGACAGAACGAACTTTTGCATCAGCAGGTAGTCTCCTCATCTCCCTGACTCTGAAGGGCTCTTGTCCTTGTACCAAGGTAGTATCAATAATTGTGAACCTTGGAAGCTCCTGATTACCATCCAAAGGATCATCTTGGTTATTTTTCATGTCTGTGTCATAGCCATTTTCCTCAGCAGTAACATCATGGTCCAATCCACCGACCTCTAGGTCAAGAAGGATAGGATCCGCTGCCACTCGTTTAAGGACATCGCTGACAGAATCAAAATAATGAGTACCTTTAGTGAGTTTACTTCTTGAGAATTTCTTTATACCTGGCACAAGAAACACAagggaattctttgttgtgctGACATCTTTTGGCTGCTCAGAATGCCACCCTCTTGCAAGCAAACGGGGCCAGACAGCTTCCCAGAAAAGATCATTTGATCTTGTCTTGCTTCTTCTGAAATCGCCTGTTAAGAACTTAATTATCTCTTCCGAAGCAAGCGATGAACAGTCTTTGCCTGTAGGCATGTCAGGATGGTTTGAAAGGACTTGGTTTGGCTTAGATGGGTCCAGAACAAATCCAGTCAAATCACGTTTCTCTTTACCAATTCCAACAGCCTCCACAAGAGCTTCTGTTCCAACAGTGGATTTCAGAGCAAAGACAAAATCTTCTAAAGATGTTTGCCCATCGTTGAAAGATTTGAAAATCTGCAACATGTGAAAGTAATACAATTCATATGACAAATAAGATCCTTTTCAAATGTTGACTACACTAAGAAAAAATTCATCCATGAATTATTGAATTATATGTCAAAATATTTTATGCCATGAAATTTGGTGGTTCTTCCATGAAATTAAGCTAGGAAAAAAAATGCAAGTTACAGAAAGGAAAATATTTGCTTTTGGATCATCACAATATTTGAATCATGTTTATCCTAGGAACAATAGCTTAAACAATCCAAGCACTTTTCAGAAAAACCTAGAAAAGAACCCAGAAAATCATGATAGGCAAATGCAGTGCACCTAAAATGGTTTTGATTTTCACGTTTAAGGTTCATATTCATAACTGGAAACCTATATAAATGTACCAGAGTAGTTAGATCTActtataaacaagagcaggagagCACTACATGCACAAAAATAATATCAACAGTGCTATTCTGAACAGAAATTGATTACTTTAGTGAAACATAACAATTTGTAAGGTACCATATAACATGAAAGATTATTGTGTCCAATAAAGCTGAATATGGAAGTTCAAACCAGAGAGCATAATTTAAAAAACTAGATCACAGAGTCAGTTGAACTGGGCAAAAACAGAACGGTTGAGTTCAATGGATTGGTTTCCCTCAAAGAATTGCATGCATAAAAAATGAACATGTGTGCAGCACCAGCAAGAACTCTTCTATATCAACAAAGAGAAGCAAGAAAAAGGCAGCTAGCACAAATGACACACTCTAATGTTCAAGAAGTAGCTGGTCTGACCAATCCAATTAGCATTCAGGTACTTGTCTGAGGGAGCAATAAGGACTGCTTAGATCCCTACACAGCAATGGGGGCTCATCGACAGCTGTTGCCACCGACAActtcggcggcggcgatgtggagATGGCAGCAGAGCAAATTGTGCACCAATGGTGAAGGGTTTGGCCCCGATACCATGTAGATGAAATTACGGGGAATAATCATGTGTGTTCCCAGGGATACTTTTTTTATTAACTTGCAAATAGACCCTTACTAGAAATACACAAACATGTTGGGTTGACAATACAAACAACTTAGTATTAAGTTGAATATAGTGCTATTGTTGAATCTGAGTGGCTAGTGTTGACAACCAAATCGGTGAATAGAACACGGTGGCTGGTCAACAACCAGTTCCTTTTAAATAACTGAGGTTCCCTGCCCTGGGATCACTAGAAAACAGGGACTAGTATTGGCCAAATTTCGGCAATGAATGCAGATAGGCATAGCAGTAGCACAAAACTCCAAAATCATGAGCATTTCAGTTTAAGGTAAGTCAAACCGCACGCACTAAGGCACTCGTTTGGTTCACTATGTTAAAAGATGTTAAGCCCTACACTATAATATTCAACAGTACACATAATTTGGACCTAGCACTCATTCCTTTGAACCATTCATTATAAGTTACAAAGAAAAACTGAGAGATTTTTTTCCACAGAAACACAGTTTTTCTAGGGAGCCACAGAAAACACAGCTAATTCTAGTAATATACACAAAATAGTGTTGAAAGTGACGGTCAGACTAACAGAACCTCGGAGCTGATCATGTGGATAATTTCATGCTGAGTCATTCCATAAGTATTAGTTAACCAGCTACAACAACCAAAGGCAGACAAGATCATTTTTTGTTGTTATATAGGCTAAGTTGCAACATACCTCCAGCAACGAATCATGAGCTTCATTGAGTATTACAGATTTAAGACGAGAAATAATCTCCTGCTGCCGCCAACTTGTAAAAATGCGTTCCCCAAGAATGCATCTCCTAGTTCGTGCTTTTCTGCAATCCGACCATCTTCTATACGCGTCTCTTTTGTAGAACTTTCCATAGTAATAGGAAAGCACATCCCCAATAGTCTTGTTACCAAGGAACCTGCTCAACAGACTTAGATTTTTGCCGAAAATGTAAAGCCCGAGCAGAAAACATTCTGCCTCAATACCACTCCAAAGGGAAGTGGATGCACATGGCAGCGGAGTAAATTGATCAATTTCCCCTTGCTGCGTCCTTGGCTTATTAGTAAAACTGTGGCCTGCTTGAGTAGAACATGGGGCCAAGCTCTCATCATGTGCTTGATTACTGCCGGATTCTATATGATCTACGGGCACCATGGGCTGTGGATCCTGATATGTGGCATCATGGTCACTCATATCATTGCTGGTTGGGCAAACTGGGGTTACAGGACTATCCTCGTCCTGGCTGATGGCTCTTGCTTTGGTTTCTGAAGAATGATGCCTTCCTAATTCTTCCTCCTTACAGACTTCACTTGGTTCCCATGTAACTGGTATAGCTAACCCAATCGTAACAGGGTAATCAAAACCAGGTAGCATGCTTCCAAGCATGCTGGTCATGAGCTGCTGACGATCATTCTCTGTGGACAGATTCGGGATTTCTGCCTGGTGCTCACTTCCAATGCACGGACATACAGGTGCGTCATCATATATCACATCTGAAGCAAGGGAAACTTCCAGAGATGGTTGGTGTCCACCACTATCTTCGAGTTCAAGTGAATCCATCTACCAAAATCAGAACAAAAAGTAATTAGTTTAGATCACGTATTTAAATTGGTAAGGAAGATGCATATATATCACCAAACATTAGTAACTAAGTTGACACTTTTTTGGAAGAACCATATGGGTGCACCGTTGACATAGCCCTTTGAGGACTTTGACAAGAGAAAACGGATATTAGAAACAGTTGAACACATACAAAATTTCAGGCCTGAGTACCATCTACAAGAAAGTAGCAAACATTTCTAGGTAGAAACTTAACGCATGTTCTAACATCGAGCAACTTTAGTAGAACCGTAACGCATGCCAAAGTTCCACATTAACCCCAGAAGCAACCCACGCTCTCTCGCAAGACCGAGGGCCAAATGGGGGGTAAACTTTGCCCGAAACGTTTGCAAAAGGCTTGTTGTTCATGGCACAGTTCCTAGCCATGCCGGCAATGATACTAACAAAGATAAAATGCAACCTCGACGAGGACAACGAGGGCTAACTTCCAAGCTTCAAGAAGGCCCACGACAGGTGACGAAACAATGCTGACCGAACAATTACCACTAACCACCCCACCAACAACGAGTAACGCTCGCTACGACGGGACGAACAAGCAAGGGTCGGGACGCAGACCTTGCGGTTgccggaggacgcggcggcggaaggccggacggagggggacggcgacggcggggggaagcaggaggaggaggcgacccCGCGAGGGATCTGTCGCGGGCGGTTGCGCTCGCGCGGAGGACGCTGCCGCTCGCGACGTGGGGGCCGGCGCGCGGGAGAGGACGTGCGGGCGCGTCGCCGGCGCCGGCCGTCGCTGCTGGAGGAGGGAGGATATACGTGCGGTGGAGCGGAGCCGAGCGCCggcgctggtggtggtggtggtggtcgctgcTGCAGAGACGAGACGAGAAGGGGATCGCCAGCCAAATCGACTACCGAGGAGTCAGTCCGTCGCGCGTGGCCGCCAAGGCCCGCTCGCTCTGTTCGGTGCGGCCCACTAGCCCAGGCCAGATCGCACGGGCCTCCTTCTTCTGCCTAAAGATAACTTTGTAAATGTTACTTAAAAAAACTTTGTGTGTCTAAAAAAAACTTTGTAAATAATAAATTAATACTAGATGTTTTAGATCACTCCCCCTAAAAAAAGATTATATTTCTTTACTTCTATTGTCAGGCCCACAACTGAAAATCGATGAGGGGTGGAAGACTTTTGGTGCTTGTCCCCATGAGGGTTGCGCCTTGCAATGCGTGCTCGTATAAGATTCATTCCTAGAAGTTATAGTACAATCCAGACAAATAGGgaaaatctctaaaaaaacttgcCATCCTTGTAACACACAACTAAACATGGCAAATTTTGGGATGTTGGCAACAACAAAAATTCCGTTCACATATGTTGATCGCAGTATGGGCAAGAATACTAACCGAAGAGCGAAACTGACAGGCATCCACCTCCCGCATCCTTGTCTGCTCCTCCTCCCAGCTTCACACCTCTTCCGCACAAGGTTGATTCCCTGCGAGAGACGACATTGATGTCCCCATTGAAGGAGCAAGGTCAAAGTGTTGGCAGACAAAATGGTTAAACATCATCAGGACATGTAATATAAAATGTTCACGGCAACAAGATCGGCCGACTCCCAACAAATCCCCAAGTCTATGCCCTACCGATCTTTCTGTTCCATTAAGAGAAAGCAAAATTGTGTGTGTTGGCACCGGAAATCAACATGCAAAGTGCCCCCACACCCCACCGACCCCTCTTTTCCTTCAGCAAAGCAAAGCATGTGTGCGATGGCTAGAGAAAAGGCTTTCCCTGCTACTAAATTCAGGTCGTCGTCTACTCTCCCTTTGGTGGAAATCGAATGAACGCCCCAGAGAACCCCTCAATTACGCTAGAATGTAACACATGGAGTAGTAAGACAACAAACCCATCGCTTGAACCAAAATCCGTGCTCGTCTTCGCATCACCGAACCCCCAAAAAAAATTCGAGCTGGAAATCCGTTGTGAATAGGTGAGAAGGAACGATGAACATACCTTGTCCGAAGGAGCGCTTGGCTGATTTCAGGGGGCGTCAGTGTATCCTCTAGATGCTCACGGGAGGGGGGGGCGTTGGCGGAGCGAGCAAATGCGGTTGGATGCGATGGTGGGGATATAGAGGTGGGGTGCGGTGCTGGAGGGAACGATGAGTCACCGCACCGCACTGAGTGGTGCCACGCTGGAAATGCATGGAGATTCAGATGAGGTGTCATACTGAGAGATCAGAGTCGTGTCGCGCCCGAAATCAGTTTCTTACCTTTTTCGTCTTGCCAACTAGTATATATATTATATAATATAAATAAAAAGACCCAGAGGAGCAGATCCAACTAATCTCGTTCAATCCAACGACCAAGATTGCCTCAATGGCAAGAGCTAAACATGTTTATCGCGCAACAAATATTATACCAAATATCAATATCAGGGATAATCACATAATTATCACGCAGCTAATATCTTATCGAATATCAACATACAATAAATATTCTACCAACATCTTTAAAAGATATATTCTACTCCCTTTGTCCGGTGAAAAGTGTACATATAGAAACTTTAGGACAAATTATGAAGTGAAGTAAGAAATGCATTAGAAaggtgcaagccaccatctctcctctttaattatccAACCCCCAATGAGCTAAATGCATGTAGAAATTAAGGATACCATGTGTAAAATGTTATtagtcttgattaccgtgtgatgagagagaaagattttttctactttaaagtgcattgaaaaGATAGAAATACACTCTTTTGTGGATAAATTTTAAAGCCaaatgtacactcttcaccgggcGGAGGGAGTACTCATTTACTCAAGAAGTACCAAATATGAACGTGTATTGCACGTACACATTTATTAATTATAGAAATGAGATGGTGTGTATCTCAGTTCGTAATTAAAAGAAAAGAGATGTTATTTGATAGTTGTGATAGGAAATTTCTACGCGTCCGCTAGCTGATATTTTTAAAAGATCAGTCAGGGCATGAGTCGTCAGATTTCGCGCGTCGAGCGATCAAGTGGCGCCTCCATTATGGCAACATGTGTCTTGTTGTAGAAAGTTCTACAATAAAGGTCTTGTTGTAGATTTTTCTTCTTCAAATAAAGCATGTGTAGCTCCCAGCCATGTTCGTCCCTGTTGCAACAAGTGTCTAGTTGCAATTGCAACATGGCCTCTGGTGCAAAGCATCCTAGCTCATCACTAATGTTCTCCCGAGTCGCCTGTTGAGTCAGCCGGTGACCTCATCGGAGCGGCACACCGATGTGCacttctccttcctcccctccttctcctctccctcctctctcatGTCCCTCTCTCCTTTGCACTCTGAAACTGCTCGAGCTCTACCCACTGCAACATCTGCATGGTGTCGCCATCGATCGACGAGCACATTGTCAAGCCCTTCCGCTTCCTCCAATCCTTATTGTCCTCACCTCCTCTTCTCTCACCTCCCGCTCTCCTCTTCAGATCTTCGAaatttgatggaaatatgccctagaggcaataat
This genomic window contains:
- the LOC123156664 gene encoding uncharacterized protein isoform X2, which gives rise to MDSLELEDSGGHQPSLEVSLASDVIYDDAPVCPCIGSEHQAEIPNLSTENDRQQLMTSMLGSMLPGFDYPVTIGLAIPVTWEPSEVCKEEELGRHHSSETKARAISQDEDSPVTPVCPTSNDMSDHDATYQDPQPMVPVDHIESGSNQAHDESLAPCSTQAGHSFTNKPRTQQGEIDQFTPLPCASTSLWSGIEAECFLLGLYIFGKNLSLLSRFLGNKTIGDVLSYYYGKFYKRDAYRRWSDCRKARTRRCILGERIFTSWRQQEIISRLKSVILNEAHDSLLEIFKSFNDGQTSLEDFVFALKSTVGTEALVEAVGIGKEKRDLTGFVLDPSKPNQVLSNHPDMPTGKDCSSLASEEIIKFLTGDFRRSKTRSNDLFWEAVWPRLLARGWHSEQPKDVSTTKNSLVFLVPGIKKFSRSKLTKGTHYFDSVSDVLKRVAADPILLDLEVGGLDHDVTAEENGYDTDMKNNQDDPLDGNQELPRFTIIDTTLVQGQEPFRVREMRRLPADAKVRSVPSRQSRKVVTVSSSEESDADGRLSDDQEYRGPVTADVNDTEIFSVRNVKKETQVDSLQNMVTASCSDFPVNGHSSNGSGNKIDLTCLFEPKTKTEKRKYLSPVSKRRKLSSCNNDQTSRRSFPFSKGVGSGKEKIKPLSTSSKPTVGDVSGNSQIKEKIKPLSTSSKPTAGDVSCNSQIKEKIKPLSTSSKPTVGDVSGNSQIKEKIKPLSTSSKPTVGDVSGNSQIKEKIKPLPTSSKPTVGDVSGNSQIKEKIKPLSTSSKPTVGDVSGNSQVKEKIKPLPTSSKPTVGDVSGNSQIKTVARCSTEKPCEQIRGVSNTPTNDRSSEKMKVKNVYEDKSFERKVDALPEVHSKITIGETKFAKGAQASSSVGQVKQETPLDSMTGAIVCVTLSDDDDYMMAEEAPSISSSDQVRDPEVAELPMAMVRPASSQADLAPQADSRRHGTRNRPPTAKALEALALGLIGKRKGEPKSPGTRRPPQRARKSSKKSVHTPTGSDTDKSSMDADAQL
- the LOC123156664 gene encoding uncharacterized protein isoform X1, with translation MREVDACQFRSSMDSLELEDSGGHQPSLEVSLASDVIYDDAPVCPCIGSEHQAEIPNLSTENDRQQLMTSMLGSMLPGFDYPVTIGLAIPVTWEPSEVCKEEELGRHHSSETKARAISQDEDSPVTPVCPTSNDMSDHDATYQDPQPMVPVDHIESGSNQAHDESLAPCSTQAGHSFTNKPRTQQGEIDQFTPLPCASTSLWSGIEAECFLLGLYIFGKNLSLLSRFLGNKTIGDVLSYYYGKFYKRDAYRRWSDCRKARTRRCILGERIFTSWRQQEIISRLKSVILNEAHDSLLEIFKSFNDGQTSLEDFVFALKSTVGTEALVEAVGIGKEKRDLTGFVLDPSKPNQVLSNHPDMPTGKDCSSLASEEIIKFLTGDFRRSKTRSNDLFWEAVWPRLLARGWHSEQPKDVSTTKNSLVFLVPGIKKFSRSKLTKGTHYFDSVSDVLKRVAADPILLDLEVGGLDHDVTAEENGYDTDMKNNQDDPLDGNQELPRFTIIDTTLVQGQEPFRVREMRRLPADAKVRSVPSRQSRKVVTVSSSEESDADGRLSDDQEYRGPVTADVNDTEIFSVRNVKKETQVDSLQNMVTASCSDFPVNGHSSNGSGNKIDLTCLFEPKTKTEKRKYLSPVSKRRKLSSCNNDQTSRRSFPFSKGVGSGKEKIKPLSTSSKPTVGDVSGNSQIKEKIKPLSTSSKPTAGDVSCNSQIKEKIKPLSTSSKPTVGDVSGNSQIKEKIKPLSTSSKPTVGDVSGNSQIKEKIKPLPTSSKPTVGDVSGNSQIKEKIKPLSTSSKPTVGDVSGNSQVKEKIKPLPTSSKPTVGDVSGNSQIKTVARCSTEKPCEQIRGVSNTPTNDRSSEKMKVKNVYEDKSFERKVDALPEVHSKITIGETKFAKGAQASSSVGQVKQETPLDSMTGAIVCVTLSDDDDYMMAEEAPSISSSDQVRDPEVAELPMAMVRPASSQADLAPQADSRRHGTRNRPPTAKALEALALGLIGKRKGEPKSPGTRRPPQRARKSSKKSVHTPTGSDTDKSSMDADAQL